The Verrucomicrobiota bacterium genomic sequence TAAAACCCGTGAAGTCGTAGTCGGCACTCCCGGACAAGGGGGAGTCTTTATGGGGGCGCACCACCCGATAGTCGTCCAGTCGATGATCACCAGTGATACGATGGATACCAAAGCCTCGGTCGGACAATGTCTCGACTTGGTGAAAGCCGGTTGTGAAATCGTCAGGATCACGGCCCCTACAGTCAAAGATGCGGCAAATCTTGAAAATATTGTCAAAATCCTCCGCGACCAGGGTTGTCTCGTGCCGATCGTCGCTGACATTCATTTTAAACCCGATGCGGCCATGGAAGCCGTCAAATGGGTCGAGGCGATCCGGGTAAATCCGGGTAACTACGCTGATAAAAAGAAATTTGCAGTCATGGAATATACCGATGAGGAATACCAACGGGAACTCGACCGCATCGAGGAGGCTTACAAACCCCTCGTCCTGAAATGTATCGAGCTTAAACGCGCCATCCGGATCGGGACAAATCACGGTTCGCTCTCGGATCGGATCATGAACCGGTTCGGCGACACCCCGCGCGGCATGGTCGAGAGTGCGTTGGAATTCGCCCGGATTTCGAGGAAATACGGGTTCCACAATTTTAATTTCTCGATGAAATCCTCGAATCCCAAGGTGATGATCGAGGCTTACCGTCTACTGGTCAGGATCCTGGATGAGCAAGGCCCGGATTGGAATTACCCGCTGCACCTCGGAGTGACGGAGGCCGGGGACGGGGAAGACGGACGTATCAAGAGCGCGATCGGGATTGGATCCCTCTTGGATGACGGCATCGGCGACACGATCCGGGTTTCCCTCACGGAAGATGCGGTTTATGAAATTCCCGTCGCCCTGGACCTGATAAAAAAATATAATGACCGACTGGAGTCTCCTGCCAGCAAGGAACCCTTGCCCGTACTGAATATCACCGAGTCGCGTGATCCTTATTCTTATCAACGCCGGGCTACCCAGCAAATTGTCGCGGGGAATATGCCTATCGGAGGGGAACAAACCGTCCGTGTCGAGGTCGAGATTCCTGAATCGGCCTCTGATCTGAACGGAGTCTTGGCCCAATTCTCCCGCCTGCGGGCTGATGAACTCGCCTTTGCAGAGATCATTAATCTGAAGATTTCTTCCGCTGCCGATATCGAGGGATTAAAGACGATCCGTGCCCAGTCGAAAGTGCCGCTGTCGGTGAGTGTCGGTGACCAGAAACAATTTGCTTTTGATGCGCTGGCCCATGTGGATAAGGTGAATTTCCAAGCTTCAAAAAATTGGTCTCAGGATGAATTCAGAAAACTGATCTCGCAAGCCCATGCCAGTAATAAAGTCCTCCAGATCGAAATCGGGGACGGGCAAATAACTCAGGCGGAGGAATTCCTGCAAATTGCTCAAAAGGAAGTTTTTCACCTGGTCTCAGTAGCGGTTAATGGGGTAAGGGATTTTGCCCCCATTCCTGCCCACCGGATCATGGCAGCATGGTTACAGGAAAAAGGTTATCCATACCCGATTCAATTAATCTTTGACGGGGACACCTCGGAGAATCCTTTGCTTGATACCTCCACGGTATTTGGAAGCCTGCTTTGTGACGGTTTTGGTGATTCAGTGCGTTTCGGGGGTTCCCTCGATGCACTGGAGAGGACTCGGATTTCTTATAATATCCTCCAGGCCGCCGGTTGCCGGTCGGTGAAAACCGATTATGTGGCTTGTCCGTCTTGCGGACGTACACTGTTTAACCTCCAGACAACCACCGCCCGCATTAAATCAGCGACCAGCCACCTCAAGGGTGTCAAAATCGCGGTGATGGGGTGTATCGTTAATGGCCCTGGTGAAATGGCTGATGCGGATTTCGGTTATGTCGGCGGGGCTCCCGGGAAAATCAATCTCTACGTGGGTAAAACCGCCGTGAAATTTAATATCCCCGAGGATGAATCTGTCCAACTCCTGATAGACCTTATTAAGGAACATCAGAAATGGGTCGAGGCCCCCGTCAAAAAACAAGTCGCTGAAGAAGTCGCCGGGTAAGTCCTGGGGGGGGGCTTTTTTTTAAAAACGATCCATTATTTTCCAGGCGGGTTCCGCGAATGGAGAAACGGTACTTACTCCGGCCTGGAATGCGGGATTTTGTGGAGCTCTTGCCGGATCAGGGATTCGGTCCATTGATTCAAGACCCGTATTTGTGCGGGAGTGACTTCTGAACGGCGCAATTTGCCTCCATTCATCCATTCCCCGAGCAATTTGCTCAGGTGCTCACCTAAAATATCCAGATC encodes the following:
- the ispG gene encoding (E)-4-hydroxy-3-methylbut-2-enyl-diphosphate synthase, with translation MIMSYCQNPFVYNRRKTREVVVGTPGQGGVFMGAHHPIVVQSMITSDTMDTKASVGQCLDLVKAGCEIVRITAPTVKDAANLENIVKILRDQGCLVPIVADIHFKPDAAMEAVKWVEAIRVNPGNYADKKKFAVMEYTDEEYQRELDRIEEAYKPLVLKCIELKRAIRIGTNHGSLSDRIMNRFGDTPRGMVESALEFARISRKYGFHNFNFSMKSSNPKVMIEAYRLLVRILDEQGPDWNYPLHLGVTEAGDGEDGRIKSAIGIGSLLDDGIGDTIRVSLTEDAVYEIPVALDLIKKYNDRLESPASKEPLPVLNITESRDPYSYQRRATQQIVAGNMPIGGEQTVRVEVEIPESASDLNGVLAQFSRLRADELAFAEIINLKISSAADIEGLKTIRAQSKVPLSVSVGDQKQFAFDALAHVDKVNFQASKNWSQDEFRKLISQAHASNKVLQIEIGDGQITQAEEFLQIAQKEVFHLVSVAVNGVRDFAPIPAHRIMAAWLQEKGYPYPIQLIFDGDTSENPLLDTSTVFGSLLCDGFGDSVRFGGSLDALERTRISYNILQAAGCRSVKTDYVACPSCGRTLFNLQTTTARIKSATSHLKGVKIAVMGCIVNGPGEMADADFGYVGGAPGKINLYVGKTAVKFNIPEDESVQLLIDLIKEHQKWVEAPVKKQVAEEVAG